Proteins encoded within one genomic window of Empedobacter falsenii:
- the rmuC gene encoding DNA recombination protein RmuC, which translates to MNSAIILSSILFFIIGAVISFLYSKSKANSAIIGNEIKYQELQKQYDSLKNEFIEIKDDANFNLDQWQKEREKNTELTVRHQEAMKAVEDQKSFMLETNERLKEQFEALSAQVLKSNNEQFLDLAKTTLDKHFTNSQNDLEKRQQAIDSLIKPLNESLNKFDGKISEIEKAREGAYSEIKVFLDSMRGTTDKLQKETNTLVSALKTSHTRGKYGEIGLRRVVEFAGMSSFCDFEEQTSVQSENGLLRPDLIVNLPGNRKVIVDSKVPLNQYMLAFETEDDNLRKHHLQMHAKAVREHLKNLSSKAYWNQYTEAPDYVVMYLQIESSFGAALELERTLIEDALNNRIIIATPTTLITMLRTIAFSWQQLNVAENIYQMRDAGIELYNRVNVLIQHLATVGHNLNQATQSYNKAIGSLENRFIPQVKKLKEIGGTLMEKEISETKPIDTMIRSINNLDIQ; encoded by the coding sequence ATGAACAGCGCTATCATACTTTCATCCATCCTTTTTTTTATCATTGGAGCCGTTATCAGTTTTTTATATTCAAAGTCGAAAGCAAATTCAGCCATAATTGGAAATGAAATAAAATACCAAGAACTTCAGAAGCAATATGATTCGCTAAAAAATGAATTTATCGAAATAAAAGATGATGCAAATTTCAATTTGGATCAATGGCAAAAAGAGCGCGAAAAAAATACAGAATTAACGGTTCGTCATCAAGAAGCAATGAAAGCTGTGGAGGATCAGAAATCGTTTATGCTCGAAACTAATGAACGATTAAAAGAGCAATTTGAAGCACTTTCAGCTCAAGTTTTGAAAAGTAATAACGAACAATTTCTTGATTTAGCGAAAACAACATTGGATAAACATTTTACTAATTCTCAAAACGATTTAGAAAAACGTCAACAAGCAATTGATTCGTTAATCAAGCCATTAAATGAAAGTTTGAATAAATTTGACGGAAAAATATCCGAAATAGAAAAAGCGCGAGAAGGTGCTTATTCAGAAATTAAAGTTTTTTTAGATTCGATGCGTGGCACAACCGATAAATTGCAAAAAGAAACCAATACATTAGTTTCTGCACTTAAAACTTCGCACACAAGAGGAAAATATGGAGAAATTGGTTTGCGTCGCGTGGTTGAATTTGCAGGAATGTCATCTTTTTGTGATTTTGAAGAACAGACTTCTGTTCAGTCCGAAAATGGTTTGCTTCGCCCAGATTTAATCGTTAATCTTCCTGGAAATAGAAAAGTTATTGTGGATTCTAAAGTTCCGTTAAACCAATATATGCTTGCGTTTGAAACGGAAGATGACAATTTGAGAAAACATCATTTGCAAATGCACGCGAAAGCTGTCCGCGAACATTTAAAGAATTTGAGTTCTAAGGCTTATTGGAATCAATACACAGAAGCGCCCGATTATGTGGTGATGTATTTACAAATTGAAAGTTCTTTTGGTGCTGCGTTAGAATTGGAGCGAACTTTGATAGAAGATGCACTAAACAATAGAATAATTATTGCAACACCAACTACTTTGATTACAATGCTTCGCACAATTGCGTTTAGCTGGCAACAATTAAATGTTGCGGAAAATATATATCAAATGCGAGATGCAGGGATAGAATTATACAATCGTGTGAATGTTTTGATACAACATTTGGCAACTGTTGGTCATAATCTTAACCAAGCAACCCAAAGTTACAATAAAGCTATAGGTTCACTAGAAAATCGTTTTATTCCGCAGGTTAAAAAGCTGAAAGAAATCGGTGGAACTTTGATGGAAAAAGAAATTTCGGAAACTAAGCCAATTGATACAATGATTCGTTCAATAAATAACTTGGATATTCAATAA
- a CDS encoding efflux RND transporter periplasmic adaptor subunit encodes MKKFLKILMIVVFIGAVIGVIAYFGKKNSQDNEVYETTTPFMGNIEVKAVATGEVKPLETIEIKPNISGVIKSINVAEGQYVERGQLICELKVVPNVQSLNAARQSIQAAQITVDQERRNFNRTSTLYNQGVLPRADYDNANATYKSAQQQLKAAENDYKVAQTGIAPGLEAYATTRITATTSGMILDIPVEVGNMVQEINNFSTGTTIATMADVKKMIFQGKVDEAEVGKLKEGMKINVSIGAIPNKTFTAILDFISPQGVATNGVVQFEIKAPVQLDSDNFIRAGYSANAEVVTQEAKNVLLVKSAHVRYDENQKPYVEILTSGKGQDAKYEKKYITLGITDGVNVQVKSGLKKTDKIKIWNTDLEKDKNGNGPH; translated from the coding sequence ATGAAAAAATTTCTAAAGATTTTGATGATTGTCGTTTTTATCGGTGCTGTAATCGGTGTGATTGCGTATTTCGGTAAAAAGAATAGCCAAGACAATGAAGTTTATGAAACGACAACACCTTTTATGGGAAATATCGAGGTGAAAGCTGTTGCAACTGGTGAAGTAAAACCGTTGGAAACAATTGAAATTAAGCCAAATATTTCAGGTGTTATAAAATCGATTAATGTTGCAGAAGGACAATATGTAGAGCGCGGTCAGTTGATTTGCGAACTGAAAGTTGTTCCTAATGTTCAATCGTTAAATGCAGCTCGTCAGTCTATTCAAGCGGCACAAATTACGGTCGATCAAGAACGTCGTAATTTTAATCGAACATCTACTTTATACAATCAAGGTGTTTTGCCTCGTGCAGATTATGATAATGCAAATGCAACATATAAATCAGCTCAACAACAATTAAAAGCTGCCGAAAACGATTACAAAGTTGCGCAAACAGGTATTGCTCCTGGTTTGGAAGCTTATGCAACAACGCGTATTACGGCAACAACTTCGGGAATGATTTTAGATATTCCTGTTGAGGTTGGGAATATGGTTCAGGAGATCAATAATTTCTCTACAGGAACGACGATCGCTACGATGGCTGACGTTAAGAAAATGATTTTCCAAGGAAAAGTTGATGAAGCTGAGGTAGGTAAATTAAAAGAAGGAATGAAAATTAATGTATCGATCGGTGCGATTCCGAACAAAACTTTTACAGCGATTCTTGATTTTATTTCCCCTCAAGGAGTTGCAACGAATGGAGTAGTGCAGTTCGAAATTAAAGCGCCGGTTCAATTAGATTCTGATAATTTTATTCGTGCAGGATATTCTGCAAACGCTGAGGTTGTGACGCAAGAAGCGAAAAATGTATTGTTGGTAAAATCAGCGCATGTTCGTTACGACGAAAACCAAAAACCATATGTTGAGATTCTCACTTCTGGTAAAGGACAAGATGCGAAGTACGAAAAGAAATACATCACTCTTGGAATTACAGATGGTGTGAACGTTCAAGTAAAATCTGGCTTGAAAAAAACAGATAAAATCAAAATTTGGAATACCGATTTAGAAAAAGACAAAAACGGTAACGGTCCACATTAA
- a CDS encoding DUF4846 domain-containing protein — MIENEEYSLIHSRELKIFKKFDTPPNYERNQNYTDFGKWINNLPLKNNNTAVYSFDGQKKSNPNIYVGVLDLEQPKKNVQFNANAMMSLRLEYFFRTKKYNEIDKLSKISTKPIPYTDYVKGDYSYTKYMQYLIYYLENTNSNTIAELLKPVSIKEIQIGDIFFQKGNIKSHAVMVIDLANDKNGNKIFILAQSYYPSQDIHILSNPSNDLISPWYIAKEGTLLTPEWRFLSSDLMRFK, encoded by the coding sequence TTGATAGAAAATGAGGAGTATAGTCTCATTCATTCTCGTGAATTAAAAATTTTTAAAAAATTTGATACACCTCCAAATTATGAAAGGAATCAAAATTATACAGATTTTGGTAAATGGATAAATAATCTTCCGCTCAAAAACAATAATACAGCTGTTTATTCTTTTGATGGTCAAAAAAAATCTAATCCAAATATATATGTAGGAGTTTTAGATTTGGAACAACCAAAAAAAAATGTGCAGTTTAATGCAAATGCGATGATGAGTTTGCGTTTAGAATATTTCTTTCGTACAAAAAAATACAATGAAATAGATAAATTGTCTAAAATTTCTACAAAACCAATTCCTTACACTGACTATGTAAAAGGAGATTATTCTTATACAAAATACATGCAATATTTGATTTATTATTTAGAAAATACAAATTCGAATACAATTGCTGAATTATTAAAACCTGTCTCTATTAAAGAAATTCAAATTGGTGATATATTTTTTCAAAAAGGAAATATAAAAAGTCATGCTGTAATGGTAATTGATTTAGCAAATGATAAAAATGGGAATAAAATATTCATTTTAGCACAAAGTTATTATCCAAGTCAAGACATTCATATTCTTTCTAATCCAAGCAACGATTTAATCTCACCATGGTATATTGCAAAAGAAGGCACACTTCTTACACCCGAATGGAGATTTTTATCTTCGGACTTGATGCGTTTTAAATAG
- a CDS encoding ABC transporter permease, translated as MNFIKFVFDPDAWSEVYAAIRKNKLRTILTMIGVAWGMFLFVLLLGVTRGLQNGFDRNLADAATNSLFVWGGTTSMPYQGFQKGRTIELKMSDVRQIQARFPQISLLAPRNSKPNSILTYGTKYNFYTVNGDYPDQNRMFGKDIIQGRFINEDDIKTESKVCVIGIEVAEQFFGDKPKPLGKEIRISDSYYTIVGVYDTPSSPVESKDQVFIPFTTFQKIYNQGETIQYLSLSLPNNYDIVAFEKELKTYLKQIKNISPDDDQGIGGFNLGEMLGKIMKFVKGMQFLAIVVGGMTLFSGVIAIASILLITVSERTKEFGIRRALGAIPAQIRGQILLESVVLTLIAGLGGIIFAALLLMVLNEVIIPSNKNIPLYNASIDLFTLFTALAVMVVMATLAGLIPAQRAIQIKPIDALRDE; from the coding sequence ATGAACTTTATAAAATTTGTTTTTGATCCAGATGCTTGGAGCGAAGTCTATGCGGCGATTCGTAAAAATAAATTGCGCACTATTTTGACGATGATTGGTGTCGCATGGGGAATGTTTTTATTTGTCTTATTGTTAGGCGTAACACGTGGTTTGCAAAATGGTTTTGACCGAAATTTAGCAGATGCCGCAACCAATTCATTATTTGTTTGGGGAGGAACAACATCGATGCCGTATCAAGGATTTCAGAAAGGTCGCACAATTGAATTGAAAATGAGTGATGTTCGTCAAATTCAGGCTCGTTTTCCTCAAATTTCGTTGTTAGCACCTCGAAACTCTAAACCAAATTCTATATTAACTTACGGAACAAAATATAATTTTTACACGGTTAATGGAGATTATCCAGATCAAAACCGAATGTTTGGGAAAGATATTATTCAAGGTCGTTTTATCAATGAAGATGATATCAAAACTGAATCGAAAGTTTGTGTAATTGGAATTGAAGTAGCGGAACAATTTTTTGGTGATAAACCAAAACCTTTGGGAAAAGAAATCAGAATTAGCGATAGTTATTATACAATTGTCGGCGTTTACGACACACCTTCTTCACCTGTAGAGAGCAAAGATCAAGTGTTTATTCCGTTTACAACATTTCAAAAAATATACAATCAAGGGGAAACGATTCAATATTTAAGTTTGAGTTTGCCTAATAATTATGATATTGTTGCATTCGAAAAAGAATTAAAAACATATCTGAAACAGATTAAAAATATTTCGCCTGATGACGACCAAGGAATTGGAGGTTTTAATTTAGGTGAAATGCTTGGGAAGATTATGAAATTCGTAAAAGGAATGCAATTCCTAGCAATTGTTGTAGGAGGAATGACATTATTTTCTGGAGTTATTGCGATTGCAAGTATTTTATTGATTACGGTTTCAGAACGTACAAAAGAATTTGGAATTCGAAGAGCATTAGGTGCGATTCCTGCTCAAATTCGCGGGCAGATTTTGTTAGAATCAGTAGTTTTAACATTAATTGCAGGTTTAGGCGGAATTATTTTTGCAGCACTCTTGCTAATGGTTCTCAACGAAGTCATCATTCCATCAAATAAAAACATACCTTTATATAATGCATCAATCGATTTGTTTACACTTTTTACAGCTTTAGCGGTGATGGTGGTTATGGCAACTTTAGCGGGATTGATTCCTGCTCAACGAGCAATTCAAATCAAACCTATTGATGCATTGAGAGATGAATAA
- the lysS gene encoding lysine--tRNA ligase: MQLSEQEIIRREKLQQLRDLGVEPYPAEEFVVTSNSKEIKEKYEEGKVVKLAGRLMSVRVMGKASFAELQDSEGRVQVYISRDDISSSEEGIEYNTIFKKLMDIGDFIGIEGYEFKTKVGEISVHVTKLTLLSKTLRPLPIVKTDDEGHVFDAFTDPELRYRMRYVDMVVNPHVKEIFLKRTRLFNAMRNFFNDRGYMEVETPVLQSIPGGAAARPFITHHNALDIPLYLRIANELYLKRLIVGGFDGVYEFSKNFRNEGMDRTHNPEFTAMEIYVAYKDYNWMMDFTERLLEHCAIAVNGTSEATFGEHKIDFKAPYKRVTMRQSIIDFTGFDIDGKSEAELFEAAKGMGIEVDETMGKGKLIDEIFGEKCEGNYIQPTFITDYPKEMSPLTKKHRDNPELTERFELMVCGKEIANAYSELNDPIDQRERFEAQMALADRGDDEAMFIDQDFLRALEYGMPPTSGLGIGMDRLIMFLTNNPSIQEVLFFPQMRPEKAAPAYELTEEETQIIEILKANENIDLNELKSKAALSGKKWDKSMKNLAKYNLTKVTVDGDAKTVAYLGE, encoded by the coding sequence ATGCAATTGTCTGAACAAGAAATTATTCGTAGAGAAAAACTACAACAATTAAGAGACTTAGGCGTTGAGCCTTACCCTGCCGAAGAATTCGTGGTAACTTCTAATTCTAAAGAAATTAAGGAAAAGTACGAAGAAGGAAAGGTTGTCAAGCTTGCCGGACGATTGATGAGTGTTCGTGTAATGGGAAAAGCTTCTTTCGCTGAGTTACAAGATAGCGAAGGTCGTGTACAGGTTTATATCTCAAGAGATGATATTTCTTCGTCTGAAGAAGGAATTGAGTACAATACAATTTTCAAGAAATTGATGGATATCGGAGATTTTATTGGAATTGAAGGATATGAATTCAAAACTAAAGTGGGTGAAATTTCTGTTCACGTAACAAAATTAACGTTATTATCAAAAACTTTACGTCCATTACCAATTGTAAAAACTGACGACGAAGGTCATGTATTTGATGCTTTTACAGATCCAGAATTGCGTTACCGTATGCGTTACGTAGACATGGTTGTAAACCCACATGTGAAAGAAATTTTCTTAAAACGTACACGTTTATTCAACGCAATGCGTAACTTCTTCAACGATCGTGGATACATGGAAGTCGAAACTCCAGTTTTACAATCGATTCCTGGAGGTGCAGCAGCTCGTCCGTTTATTACGCATCACAATGCATTAGACATTCCATTATATTTAAGAATCGCAAACGAATTATACCTAAAAAGATTAATCGTTGGTGGTTTTGATGGTGTTTACGAATTTTCTAAAAACTTCCGTAACGAAGGAATGGATCGTACGCATAATCCAGAATTTACAGCAATGGAAATTTACGTTGCTTACAAAGATTATAACTGGATGATGGATTTCACAGAGCGATTATTAGAGCATTGTGCAATCGCTGTTAATGGAACTTCTGAAGCGACATTTGGAGAACATAAAATTGATTTCAAAGCGCCTTACAAACGTGTAACAATGCGTCAATCAATTATTGATTTCACAGGATTTGATATCGATGGAAAATCTGAAGCAGAATTATTTGAAGCTGCTAAAGGAATGGGAATCGAGGTTGATGAGACGATGGGTAAAGGAAAATTGATCGATGAAATTTTTGGTGAAAAATGTGAAGGAAACTACATTCAACCAACTTTCATTACAGATTATCCAAAAGAAATGTCTCCATTGACTAAAAAACACCGTGATAATCCAGAATTAACTGAGCGTTTCGAATTAATGGTTTGTGGAAAAGAAATCGCTAACGCATATTCTGAGTTAAATGACCCGATTGATCAACGTGAGCGTTTTGAAGCACAAATGGCTTTAGCTGATAGAGGTGACGACGAAGCAATGTTTATCGACCAAGATTTCTTGCGTGCTTTAGAATATGGAATGCCTCCAACATCAGGTTTAGGAATCGGAATGGACCGTTTGATTATGTTCTTAACAAATAATCCTTCTATCCAAGAAGTTTTATTCTTCCCTCAAATGCGTCCAGAAAAAGCTGCACCAGCTTACGAATTGACAGAAGAAGAAACTCAAATTATTGAAATTTTAAAAGCTAACGAAAACATTGATTTGAACGAATTAAAATCCAAAGCTGCTTTAAGCGGTAAAAAATGGGACAAATCAATGAAAAATTTAGCAAAATATAACTTGACTAAAGTAACTGTAGACGGCGATGCTAAAACGGTTGCATATTTAGGAGAGTAA
- the mazG gene encoding nucleoside triphosphate pyrophosphohydrolase, which produces MNTRKDQLQAFERLLDIMDELREKCPWDRKQTMETLRTLSIEEIYELSDAIIEKDLDEIKKELGDVFLHLVFYSKIASEQNNFDVADVLNGICDKLIHRHPHIYGNVEANTEEKVLQNWEQIKLKEGNKSVLSGVPTSLPAMVKAYRIQDKVKGVGFEFENSDQVFDKIIKEINEFKEEQNPTDKEMEFGDILFSLINYGRFKGINSEDALERSNKKFITRFQKLEEIAKENGQNIADLTISELDKLWNLAKIR; this is translated from the coding sequence AGATCAATTACAAGCTTTCGAAAGATTGTTGGATATAATGGATGAATTACGTGAAAAATGTCCGTGGGATCGTAAACAAACAATGGAAACGTTGCGTACGTTATCTATTGAAGAAATTTATGAACTTTCGGATGCTATCATCGAAAAAGATTTGGATGAAATAAAAAAAGAACTAGGTGATGTTTTTCTTCACCTAGTTTTTTATTCTAAAATCGCATCAGAACAAAACAACTTCGATGTTGCTGATGTTTTAAATGGTATTTGTGACAAATTAATTCATCGTCATCCACATATTTATGGCAATGTAGAAGCAAATACGGAAGAAAAAGTTCTTCAAAATTGGGAACAAATCAAGTTAAAAGAAGGTAACAAATCTGTACTTTCTGGCGTTCCTACTTCTCTCCCAGCAATGGTAAAAGCTTACCGAATTCAAGACAAAGTAAAAGGTGTTGGATTTGAATTTGAAAATTCTGATCAAGTTTTTGATAAAATTATCAAAGAAATTAATGAATTTAAAGAAGAACAAAATCCAACAGATAAAGAGATGGAATTTGGTGATATTTTGTTTTCTTTGATTAATTATGGACGATTTAAGGGCATCAATTCTGAAGATGCTTTAGAACGATCGAACAAAAAATTTATCACGCGTTTTCAGAAATTAGAAGAAATCGCGAAAGAAAATGGTCAAAACATAGCTGATTTAACCATTTCCGAATTAGATAAATTATGGAATTTAGCGAAAATTCGCTAG
- a CDS encoding cysteine desulfurase family protein, producing the protein MQRVYLDNAATTAIRPEVVDEMANVMKNVFGNPSSTHVFGREAKALIEMARKNIAQRLNISPAEIYFTSCGTESNNTIIRSCVNDLDVTRIITSDMEHKCVQESIKDLEYRGKVEVIRINIQKNGDIDYAQLEELVKDQSKKTLVSLMHANNEIGNLTDIKRISQLCQENNTLFHTDTVQTVGHYDLDFQDLGMDFASCSAHKIHGPKGAGFLYAKKASHLKALIAGGGQERGMRSGTENVYGIVGLSKAFDLAIDELDAHVNHIKEIKQYTIDQLKAAIPGVSFNGLSDDLDKSLYALLSIKLPFHDALIGFELELAGIAVSQGSACSSGAAKVSLVMQTLYTEEEIDQMTPLRVSFSYETSKEDIDVLVGTLKKISEKHQLQNA; encoded by the coding sequence ATGCAAAGAGTATATTTAGACAATGCAGCAACCACAGCAATTCGTCCAGAAGTAGTTGACGAAATGGCAAATGTGATGAAAAATGTTTTCGGAAATCCATCTTCTACCCACGTTTTTGGTAGAGAAGCCAAGGCACTTATAGAAATGGCTCGAAAGAACATTGCGCAGCGTTTAAATATTTCTCCTGCCGAAATTTATTTTACTTCTTGTGGGACAGAATCTAACAATACGATTATACGTTCTTGTGTAAATGATTTAGATGTTACACGTATCATTACTTCGGATATGGAACACAAATGCGTACAAGAAAGTATCAAAGATTTAGAATATCGTGGAAAAGTTGAAGTAATCCGCATCAATATTCAAAAAAATGGAGACATTGATTATGCTCAATTAGAGGAATTAGTTAAAGATCAATCTAAAAAAACATTGGTTTCTTTGATGCATGCTAATAACGAAATTGGAAATTTAACAGATATTAAACGTATTTCGCAATTGTGTCAAGAAAATAATACATTGTTCCACACAGATACGGTGCAAACAGTTGGTCATTACGATTTAGATTTCCAAGATTTGGGAATGGATTTCGCTTCTTGCTCAGCACACAAAATTCATGGACCAAAAGGTGCTGGATTTTTATATGCAAAAAAAGCTTCGCATTTAAAAGCCTTGATTGCTGGAGGAGGACAAGAAAGAGGAATGCGTTCTGGTACCGAAAACGTATACGGAATTGTTGGACTTTCAAAAGCTTTTGATTTAGCGATTGATGAGTTAGATGCTCATGTAAATCACATCAAAGAAATTAAACAATATACAATCGATCAATTAAAAGCAGCTATTCCAGGCGTTTCTTTCAATGGATTATCAGATGATTTAGACAAAAGTTTGTATGCATTATTAAGCATCAAATTACCATTCCATGATGCCTTAATCGGATTCGAATTAGAATTAGCTGGTATCGCTGTTTCACAAGGAAGTGCTTGCAGTTCTGGTGCAGCAAAAGTTTCATTAGTTATGCAAACATTGTACACAGAAGAAGAAATTGATCAAATGACACCTTTACGTGTATCTTTTTCATACGAAACATCTAAAGAAGATATTGATGTCTTAGTTGGAACATTGAAAAAAATCTCTGAAAAACATCAATTACAAAACGCTTAA
- the uvrB gene encoding excinuclease ABC subunit UvrB, which produces MQFQLNSEFKPTGDQPKAIEELSNGILNNDRYQTLLGVTGSGKTFTIANVVQDVQRPTLVLAHNKTLAAQLYMEFKEFFPNNAVEYFVSYYDYYQPEAYIPSSGTYIEKDLSINEEIEKLRLSTTSSLLSGRRDILVVASVSCLYGIGNPTEFHKNVIQIETGQIISRTAFLHKLVQALYSRTEGVFQRGNFRIKGDTLDIFPAYADDGIRINFFGDEIEEISVFNVETGKTSTKLDKINIYPANLFVTSKDTLNGAIADIQIDLGKQVEYYHEIGKHLEAKRLQERTEFDLEMIKELGYCSGIENYSRYLDGREPGTRPFCLLDYFPEDYLMVIDESHVTVSQVHAMYGGDRSRKENLVEYGFRLPAAMDNRPLKFEEFEALQNQVIYVSATPANYELEKSEGIVVEQVIRPTGLLDPIIEIRPTQNQVDDLMEEINKRVELDERVLVTTLTKRMAEELTKYLTKYGVRCRYIHSDVDTLERVQIMADLRAGLFDVLVGVNLLREGLDLPEVSLVAILDADKEGFLRSHRSLTQTVGRAARNVNGLAIMYADRITDSMQLTIDETNRRREIQMQYNKDHNKVPQALNKKITKLSLAAADFEENPYEQKHLIQQAAEINENYSTEDKEKLVQKLQKEMEKAAKNLDFIKAAELRDQIQLLTRE; this is translated from the coding sequence ATGCAGTTTCAATTAAATTCTGAATTCAAGCCAACCGGTGATCAGCCAAAAGCTATTGAAGAATTATCAAATGGTATTCTAAATAATGATCGTTATCAAACACTTTTGGGTGTTACAGGTTCTGGTAAAACATTTACAATCGCGAATGTTGTGCAAGATGTGCAACGTCCAACTTTGGTTTTGGCGCATAACAAAACATTGGCGGCGCAGCTGTATATGGAATTCAAAGAATTTTTTCCGAATAATGCAGTCGAGTATTTCGTTTCTTACTACGATTATTATCAACCAGAAGCCTATATTCCTTCATCAGGAACATATATCGAGAAAGATTTATCAATTAATGAGGAAATTGAAAAACTTCGTTTAAGTACAACTTCTTCCCTACTTTCTGGCCGTCGCGATATATTAGTTGTCGCTTCAGTTTCGTGTTTATATGGTATTGGAAATCCAACAGAATTTCATAAAAATGTGATTCAGATAGAAACGGGGCAAATTATTTCGAGAACAGCTTTTTTACATAAATTGGTTCAAGCTTTATATTCGAGAACAGAAGGTGTTTTCCAACGCGGAAATTTTAGAATTAAAGGTGATACATTAGATATTTTTCCTGCTTATGCGGATGACGGAATCAGAATTAATTTCTTTGGTGATGAAATCGAAGAAATCTCTGTTTTTAATGTTGAAACAGGTAAAACTTCAACTAAATTAGATAAAATTAATATTTATCCAGCCAATCTTTTTGTGACTTCTAAAGACACTTTGAATGGTGCAATTGCTGATATTCAGATTGATTTAGGTAAGCAAGTTGAATATTATCATGAAATAGGAAAACATCTCGAAGCAAAACGTTTGCAAGAACGTACTGAATTCGATTTGGAAATGATCAAAGAATTGGGATATTGTTCTGGAATCGAGAATTATTCGAGATATTTAGATGGTCGCGAACCAGGAACTCGTCCATTCTGTTTGTTAGATTATTTCCCAGAAGATTATTTGATGGTGATTGATGAGTCGCACGTTACAGTTTCTCAAGTTCATGCAATGTATGGTGGAGATCGCTCTCGCAAGGAGAATTTAGTAGAATATGGTTTTAGACTTCCTGCTGCAATGGACAATCGTCCGTTAAAATTCGAAGAATTTGAAGCTTTACAAAATCAAGTGATTTATGTTTCGGCAACACCTGCAAATTACGAATTAGAAAAATCGGAAGGAATTGTTGTGGAACAAGTCATTCGTCCAACTGGATTATTAGATCCAATTATTGAAATTCGTCCAACACAAAATCAAGTTGATGATTTGATGGAAGAAATCAATAAACGAGTTGAATTAGACGAACGTGTCTTGGTCACAACTTTAACGAAACGAATGGCGGAAGAATTAACGAAATATCTTACAAAATATGGCGTTCGTTGTCGCTATATTCATTCCGATGTGGATACGTTAGAACGTGTTCAGATTATGGCCGATTTACGTGCGGGATTATTTGATGTTTTGGTTGGTGTCAATCTTTTGAGAGAAGGTTTAGATTTACCCGAAGTTTCTTTGGTTGCAATTTTGGATGCTGATAAAGAAGGTTTTTTGAGAAGTCATCGTTCCTTAACGCAAACGGTTGGTCGTGCAGCGCGTAATGTGAATGGTTTGGCGATTATGTATGCAGATAGAATTACGGATAGTATGCAATTAACGATTGATGAAACGAATCGTCGTCGTGAAATTCAGATGCAATACAACAAAGATCACAATAAAGTTCCTCAAGCTTTAAATAAAAAAATAACAAAGCTAAGTTTAGCTGCAGCAGATTTTGAAGAAAATCCTTACGAACAAAAACATTTGATACAACAAGCTGCGGAGATTAATGAAAATTATTCGACAGAAGATAAAGAGAAATTGGTACAGAAATTGCAGAAAGAAATGGAAAAAGCTGCAAAAAATTTAGATTTTATAAAAGCAGCCGAATTAAGAGATCAAATTCAACTCTTAACAAGAGAATAG
- a CDS encoding CvpA family protein: MTDFNQLDILILIALAFGFINGFFKGFISQLIGLVGFFVAIWLSFKFYQIIEVYVDSYNIVADSLTSLVALVITFAIAFFTIKLASSLTQKTVEAVGLGIINRFGGAALGLIISLLLTSSILYYIDPILELGFKETKDESQILPILNESSQIIKNSIFETKDNLRTESQDSIHL; this comes from the coding sequence ATGACTGATTTCAATCAACTTGATATTCTGATTTTAATTGCATTAGCTTTTGGTTTTATCAACGGATTTTTCAAAGGTTTTATTTCTCAATTAATTGGGTTAGTCGGTTTTTTTGTAGCAATTTGGTTAAGTTTTAAATTTTATCAAATCATCGAAGTTTATGTCGACTCGTACAATATTGTTGCAGATAGCTTAACTTCTTTGGTTGCGTTAGTTATTACATTTGCAATTGCTTTTTTCACGATAAAATTAGCGTCAAGTTTAACACAAAAAACGGTAGAAGCAGTTGGTTTAGGAATCATTAATCGATTTGGTGGAGCGGCTTTAGGATTAATAATCTCTTTACTTTTAACATCAAGTATTTTGTATTATATCGATCCGATTTTAGAATTAGGATTTAAAGAAACAAAAGACGAAAGCCAGATTTTACCAATTTTGAACGAAAGTTCTCAAATCATCAAAAATTCTATCTTCGAAACAAAAGATAATTTAAGGACAGAATCCCAAGATTCTATTCATTTATAA